A genomic segment from Limosilactobacillus sp. encodes:
- the cydB gene encoding cytochrome d ubiquinol oxidase subunit II, with protein sequence MSFLQILWFILIGVLFSGFFFLDGFDYGVGMAVGTLAHNEGERAQIIQTIGPVWDGNEVWLITAGGAMFASFPYWYATLFSGYYLILLFILVGLILRGVSFEFRAKSPDEKKPIWERIMAVTSFLVPFLFGVMFISMIKGMPIDAAGNMHAHFFDYFNWFSIVGGIALALLTYLHGLNYITLKTKGPVSERAQNYAHFFYWVLYLGEVIFALLLLFQTDFLAVHPIATLLCLVLIVGFSVWAHAATFANKQGHAFTASGLTLVSLVALIFCGLFPRVMISSISSKFDLLIQSASSSNYTLIVMTIATVILVPCVLAYTIWAYWIFRKRIAMPRIGVTD encoded by the coding sequence ATGTCATTTCTGCAAATACTTTGGTTCATACTAATCGGGGTCCTGTTTTCCGGGTTCTTCTTCCTGGACGGCTTCGATTACGGTGTTGGTATGGCCGTGGGGACGCTGGCCCACAATGAGGGGGAGCGTGCTCAAATCATTCAGACGATCGGTCCGGTTTGGGACGGAAACGAAGTCTGGCTGATTACTGCCGGTGGGGCGATGTTTGCTTCCTTCCCGTACTGGTACGCGACATTGTTTTCTGGCTACTACCTGATTCTGCTCTTCATTTTGGTTGGCCTGATTCTACGGGGCGTCTCCTTTGAATTCCGGGCAAAGAGTCCGGATGAGAAGAAGCCGATCTGGGAGCGGATTATGGCCGTAACGAGTTTCCTCGTTCCCTTCCTCTTTGGGGTGATGTTTATCTCCATGATCAAGGGAATGCCAATTGATGCGGCCGGTAACATGCATGCCCACTTCTTTGACTACTTCAACTGGTTCTCAATCGTCGGTGGGATTGCCCTGGCCCTTTTGACCTACCTGCACGGCCTTAACTACATTACTTTGAAGACTAAGGGCCCGGTTTCGGAACGAGCACAAAACTACGCCCACTTCTTCTACTGGGTGCTCTACCTGGGTGAGGTTATTTTTGCCCTGTTGTTGCTTTTCCAAACCGACTTCCTGGCGGTTCATCCGATCGCCACGCTGCTGTGTCTGGTTCTGATCGTCGGCTTCTCCGTTTGGGCCCACGCGGCCACCTTTGCCAACAAGCAGGGGCACGCATTCACGGCGAGCGGCCTGACCCTGGTTTCGTTGGTCGCACTGATTTTCTGCGGCCTGTTCCCACGGGTAATGATCTCATCAATCAGCAGCAAGTTTGACCTGTTGATTCAGAGCGCCTCGTCATCCAACTACACCCTGATCGTGATGACGATTGCAACGGTGATCCTGGTACCGTGCGTTCTGGCCTACACAATCTGGGCTTATTGGATTTTCCGGAAGCGGATCGCGATGCCAAGGATTGGAGTGACTGATTAA
- a CDS encoding cytochrome ubiquinol oxidase subunit I — MSIVSLARFQFAMTTIFHFFFVPFSIGTVFVVAIMETLYVRTKDPSYKKMTKFWGNIFMLSFAVGVVTGLIQEFQFGMNWSDYSRFMGDIFGAPLAFEALLSFFIESTFIGLWVFTWDRVKKGLHLFFIWMIVFGTITSALWILTANSFMQHPVGYTIRNGRAEMADFGALISNPQLIFELSHVLMGALLTGATIICGLAAFQLLKKRQLSAENKKIYHKTMRVGLWLMLIFSLGSIGAGDMQMQYLIKEQPMKFAATEAVYKTTKSPAPWTVVGIANPKTHQVNGKIEIPGVLSLLSYHKLSGSVEGMDEVNAQLEKTYGTHIDGHKMSYYVPVNTLFWSFRVMCGFAALMFLVALVGLITTRRGKETLYNHRWMLWVIALMTFSPFLANTSGWLITEFGRVPWTVYGLFTIQQSVSPNVSVASLLTSNIIYFVLFASLAAILVALIVRFLRNDPVEWDAAQADKKATDPFAKGAF, encoded by the coding sequence ATGAGTATTGTTAGTTTAGCTCGTTTCCAATTTGCAATGACGACAATTTTTCACTTCTTCTTTGTGCCGTTCTCAATTGGGACGGTGTTCGTCGTTGCAATTATGGAGACACTCTATGTCCGTACCAAGGACCCGTCATACAAAAAGATGACGAAGTTCTGGGGGAACATTTTCATGCTGAGTTTCGCCGTCGGGGTTGTTACCGGCTTGATTCAGGAATTCCAGTTTGGGATGAACTGGTCTGATTATTCTCGATTCATGGGAGACATTTTCGGTGCGCCGCTGGCCTTCGAAGCCCTGTTGTCATTCTTCATCGAATCGACCTTCATCGGCCTGTGGGTCTTCACTTGGGACCGGGTTAAGAAGGGCCTGCACCTCTTCTTTATCTGGATGATCGTCTTTGGGACCATTACGTCCGCACTCTGGATTCTGACCGCGAACTCGTTTATGCAGCATCCGGTTGGCTACACGATCCGGAACGGCCGGGCGGAAATGGCCGACTTTGGCGCTTTAATTTCTAATCCGCAGCTGATCTTTGAACTGAGTCACGTCTTGATGGGCGCGTTGCTGACCGGGGCCACCATTATTTGTGGCCTGGCTGCTTTCCAGCTGCTGAAGAAACGGCAGCTATCCGCTGAAAACAAGAAGATCTACCACAAGACGATGCGGGTTGGCCTGTGGTTAATGCTGATCTTCTCCCTGGGTTCTATTGGCGCCGGGGACATGCAGATGCAGTACCTGATTAAGGAGCAGCCGATGAAGTTTGCCGCTACCGAAGCGGTCTACAAGACTACGAAGAGTCCGGCTCCCTGGACGGTTGTCGGGATTGCCAATCCGAAGACTCACCAGGTTAATGGTAAGATTGAGATTCCTGGCGTCTTAAGCTTGCTCTCTTATCACAAATTAAGTGGTTCCGTTGAGGGGATGGACGAAGTGAATGCCCAACTCGAAAAGACCTACGGGACCCACATTGACGGGCACAAGATGAGCTACTACGTTCCGGTCAACACGCTGTTTTGGAGCTTCCGGGTCATGTGTGGATTCGCCGCCCTTATGTTCCTAGTTGCCTTGGTCGGTTTGATTACGACACGAAGGGGCAAGGAGACGCTCTACAATCACCGCTGGATGCTTTGGGTCATCGCCCTCATGACCTTCTCACCGTTCCTCGCCAATACCTCTGGCTGGCTGATTACTGAGTTTGGCCGGGTTCCATGGACGGTCTATGGTCTCTTCACTATTCAGCAAAGCGTTTCGCCAAACGTTTCCGTGGCCTCGCTCTTGACGTCGAATATCATTTACTTCGTGCTGTTCGCGTCGCTGGCCGCTATTCTGGTTGCCCTGATCGTTCGTTTCCTGCGCAATGATCCAGTGGAATGGGATGCTGCCCAAGCGGACAAGAAAGCAACGGATCCGTTTGCAAAGGGGGCCTTCTAA
- a CDS encoding TetR family transcriptional regulator codes for MASLQAQRTQKMIQNAFVELLQEESFREVTVTQIARRALINRQTFYNYYLDKYDLTEKLTAEMLAIFDRLLTKRAQKMEEHESLTTFVLLGRANGIYDELFRHRQLILKLFQIQYDERSLQSQLHRRVEQTLNEVITPRPSEFTLDFCAGAFVNMVRHVLLMGRFPNEEEIKELKRVMMTVLS; via the coding sequence ATGGCAAGCCTGCAAGCCCAGCGAACCCAGAAGATGATCCAAAATGCCTTCGTCGAACTGCTCCAGGAAGAATCCTTCCGTGAGGTGACCGTGACCCAGATTGCTAGACGGGCCCTGATCAACCGCCAAACCTTCTATAACTACTACCTGGATAAGTATGACCTGACGGAAAAGCTCACGGCTGAAATGCTGGCAATTTTTGATCGCTTGCTTACCAAACGGGCCCAAAAGATGGAAGAGCATGAATCACTGACGACTTTTGTTCTTCTGGGCCGGGCAAACGGGATTTACGATGAACTATTCCGCCACCGCCAGCTGATTCTCAAGCTGTTTCAAATCCAGTACGATGAGCGGAGCCTGCAAAGCCAACTGCACCGCCGGGTTGAACAGACGCTGAACGAGGTGATCACTCCCCGGCCTTCCGAATTCACGCTCGACTTCTGCGCCGGTGCCTTCGTCAACATGGTCCGGCACGTTCTTTTGATGGGGCGCTTTCCGAACGAGGAGGAGATTAAGGAGCTGAAACGGGTGATGATGACCGTCTTGTCATAA
- a CDS encoding ABC transporter ATP-binding protein, protein MQNLLDIRQLEKRFGDQVVLRGVNLQVTADRITGLIGPSGSGKTTLIKTALGMEKSSGGSATVLGKTMPNRLVLAKMGYMAQSDALYLDLTARENLQFFGQMKGLTGAKLKDDIEHVAGIVDLTASLDKRVQAFSGGMKRRLSLAIALLASPQLLILDEPTVGIDPALSKQIWAELKRRRDAGCGVLVTTHVMSEAEQVDSVALLMQGTIIAKDTPQNLKKQYQVDSIEDVFLKAEKEVED, encoded by the coding sequence ATGCAAAACCTACTCGACATTCGCCAGCTTGAGAAACGGTTCGGCGACCAGGTCGTCCTCCGCGGCGTCAATCTCCAAGTCACCGCCGACCGGATCACCGGCCTGATCGGTCCCTCCGGCTCAGGAAAGACCACCCTGATCAAGACCGCCCTCGGGATGGAAAAGAGTTCCGGCGGGTCCGCCACGGTGCTGGGCAAAACGATGCCTAACCGCCTGGTCCTGGCCAAGATGGGCTACATGGCCCAGAGTGACGCCCTCTATCTTGACCTGACCGCCCGGGAAAATCTCCAGTTTTTCGGCCAGATGAAGGGCCTGACCGGGGCGAAGCTCAAGGACGACATCGAACACGTCGCCGGGATTGTCGACCTGACTGCCAGCCTCGATAAGCGCGTCCAAGCCTTCTCGGGCGGGATGAAGCGCCGGCTGTCCCTGGCCATCGCCCTGCTCGCCAGCCCGCAGCTGTTGATCTTAGACGAGCCCACCGTTGGCATTGATCCTGCCCTAAGCAAGCAGATCTGGGCGGAGTTGAAGCGGCGGCGAGACGCGGGCTGCGGCGTTTTGGTCACCACCCACGTCATGAGCGAGGCCGAACAGGTTGATTCCGTTGCTCTCCTGATGCAGGGGACGATCATCGCCAAGGACACCCCGCAGAACCTGAAAAAGCAATACCAGGTTGACTCGATCGAAGACGTCTTCCTTAAGGCAGAAAAGGAGGTGGAAGACTAA
- a CDS encoding ABC transporter permease — protein sequence MRTLAITNRIVKELSRDKRTLALLFLAPIFIMWLLSIMFSANTKPHVTIGTYNVSSSLVQRMDKVKNVRTKEYGSKAAAQRALKDYRVDSIVTKSGSNYHVRYANIDSTKTALSRQAFQLALQKTQATATQRTIHKLVATLPASVQAQLGKQQAAAVPSVKSSYQYGDHNTNFFSKVIPVFMGFFVFFFVFLISGIGLLKERTSGTLDRLLATPVRRGEIVAGYMISYGAVAILQTVVIVATTIWLLKVEVVGSLFWVFVINFLLSLVALALGIFISTFASSEFQMVQFIPLVVLPQIFFSGLVPLSGMPSWTVAVSKILPLTYASNAMNDVILKGGGFNAIAGDLCALLVFGIIFVVLNIIGLKRYRKV from the coding sequence ATGCGCACCCTTGCAATTACCAACCGAATCGTGAAGGAACTGAGTCGGGACAAGCGGACGCTGGCCCTGCTCTTCCTCGCGCCAATCTTCATCATGTGGCTGCTCTCAATCATGTTTTCCGCCAACACCAAGCCCCACGTGACGATTGGGACCTACAACGTCAGCTCCTCCCTGGTCCAGCGGATGGACAAGGTCAAGAACGTCAGAACTAAGGAGTACGGCTCCAAGGCCGCCGCACAGCGGGCACTGAAAGACTACCGGGTCGACTCAATCGTGACCAAGAGCGGCAGCAACTACCACGTCCGCTACGCCAACATCGACTCGACCAAGACGGCACTGTCTCGTCAGGCCTTCCAGCTGGCCCTGCAGAAGACCCAGGCCACGGCGACCCAGCGGACAATCCACAAGCTGGTGGCAACCTTGCCGGCCAGCGTCCAGGCCCAGCTCGGCAAACAGCAAGCTGCGGCCGTTCCGTCGGTGAAGTCCTCCTACCAGTACGGGGATCACAACACCAACTTCTTCTCCAAGGTAATCCCCGTCTTCATGGGCTTCTTCGTCTTCTTCTTTGTCTTCCTGATTTCGGGAATCGGCCTGCTCAAGGAACGGACCAGCGGAACCCTCGACCGCCTGCTGGCCACCCCGGTGCGGCGCGGTGAAATCGTGGCCGGCTACATGATCAGCTACGGGGCCGTCGCCATCCTGCAGACCGTCGTGATCGTCGCCACCACCATCTGGCTGCTCAAGGTTGAGGTCGTCGGCAGCCTCTTCTGGGTCTTCGTGATCAACTTCCTGCTTTCCCTGGTCGCCCTGGCCCTTGGGATCTTCATCTCAACCTTTGCCTCCTCGGAATTCCAGATGGTCCAGTTCATCCCCCTGGTGGTCCTGCCGCAAATCTTCTTCTCCGGCCTGGTGCCGTTGTCGGGAATGCCATCGTGGACCGTCGCGGTTTCTAAGATCCTGCCGCTGACCTACGCCAGCAACGCCATGAACGACGTGATCCTCAAGGGCGGCGGCTTCAACGCCATCGCCGGCGACCTCTGCGCCCTCTTGGTTTTTGGGATCATCTTCGTGGTGCTCAACATCATCGGGCTGAAGCGGTACCGGAAGGTTTAA
- a CDS encoding SLC13 family permease, whose translation MKHRKLIIGIIGLVLGGIVAYLIPVPQGLNHNGMVVLASLLVANVFWIFNVMPTFATGLLMMASWIILGHVQFQVAFGDFAMPTMWIIIGGLALGAAAQKTGLIKRIAFKIMSLFPANFSGQVLALLTAGTIISPLIPSDHPRNAMSAPIAQGISQALGYRDRSKGSAGLFLAAMWGFCVTESGFLSATARNYAFKGILPAKVQDTLSWGNWLLLMLPWTIIILVLGFYMLKIMFKPHDDHRVSNDFIKKQLADLGPMTSAEKITAVVILVAIVFWVFEDILHIPAAVTALVGVSILTACHVFTGKDLGSRVSWSTVLFVGSVIALGNVMQKVNLTTWLRQILQPVLGPVTNNIWLAVVIVPLLIYLLKFVVVSAISCGTLVILAFVPFFSQMAFNPALLILIVTTSVNIWLLQYMNPPFITGEAAVQNHMFTKKALAMSSSGYMILNIIGLLACVPLWQLMHLA comes from the coding sequence ATGAAACATCGGAAATTAATAATAGGAATAATTGGCCTTGTTTTGGGAGGAATCGTCGCCTACTTAATTCCCGTTCCACAAGGGCTTAATCATAACGGAATGGTCGTCTTGGCCTCATTGCTTGTGGCAAATGTTTTTTGGATTTTTAATGTAATGCCGACCTTTGCCACTGGTTTGCTGATGATGGCGTCCTGGATAATTTTGGGTCATGTTCAGTTTCAAGTTGCGTTCGGTGATTTTGCGATGCCAACAATGTGGATTATTATTGGTGGTTTGGCATTGGGAGCAGCTGCGCAAAAGACGGGTCTAATAAAGCGAATTGCTTTTAAGATTATGTCCCTGTTCCCGGCTAACTTTAGTGGACAGGTACTAGCCTTACTGACGGCAGGTACAATCATTTCACCGCTGATTCCCAGTGATCATCCGCGGAACGCCATGAGTGCGCCCATCGCGCAGGGAATTAGTCAGGCACTGGGATATCGCGACCGTAGTAAGGGATCCGCGGGCCTGTTTCTAGCAGCAATGTGGGGGTTCTGTGTAACGGAATCAGGCTTTCTTTCGGCAACGGCTCGTAATTATGCCTTTAAGGGTATTCTTCCTGCTAAGGTGCAGGATACGCTTAGTTGGGGGAACTGGCTGCTATTGATGCTGCCGTGGACAATTATTATTTTGGTACTGGGCTTCTATATGCTTAAAATTATGTTTAAGCCTCATGATGATCATCGGGTATCTAATGACTTTATAAAAAAACAATTAGCTGATCTAGGACCGATGACTTCTGCAGAAAAGATCACGGCAGTAGTGATTTTAGTTGCAATTGTCTTTTGGGTTTTTGAAGATATTTTGCACATTCCTGCAGCGGTAACGGCACTTGTTGGTGTTTCAATTCTAACCGCTTGTCATGTCTTTACTGGCAAAGACTTGGGCAGCCGGGTCAGCTGGAGTACGGTGCTTTTTGTTGGCTCCGTAATTGCGCTTGGCAATGTAATGCAGAAAGTAAACTTGACGACTTGGCTCCGTCAGATTTTACAACCAGTATTGGGTCCGGTGACAAATAATATTTGGCTGGCAGTTGTGATTGTTCCACTTTTGATCTATCTTCTAAAATTTGTGGTAGTGTCAGCTATCTCTTGCGGTACTTTGGTGATTTTGGCATTTGTTCCCTTCTTCAGTCAGATGGCCTTTAATCCAGCGCTGTTAATTTTGATTGTGACAACAAGTGTTAACATTTGGCTGCTTCAGTATATGAATCCACCATTTATTACAGGGGAAGCAGCAGTGCAGAATCACATGTTTACTAAAAAAGCGTTGGCAATGTCGTCAAGTGGCTACATGATATTAAATATTATTGGGCTATTAGCTTGCGTTCCATTATGGCAATTAATGCATCTTGCTTAA
- a CDS encoding hydroxyacid dehydrogenase: MKKVLVSEQIDVAGIELLKKHHYSVKIADGTDTPTLEKEIKDADALIIRSTELPAEVINAADHLKIIARHGVGVNNIDIQTATHNRILVTRVIGANTFAVAEYVLMMILMLSRGVERAQRTFREQRSQLKNFNSLTGFTNYFNLNRHEVRGKTLAILGLGHIGKVIAQLTQPLGMKVVAYDPYAKQQTIPIIPRLADALSQADFVSINMPLTPETQNLITLDELKKMKSSAYIINSARGGIINENDLATALRQEVIAGAAIDSYSVEPPLDNNLLFDVPNIILTPHFAGTTLESSRAQAVGAAQSIIDYFDGKLPNGAVNPDVLAK, encoded by the coding sequence ATGAAAAAAGTTTTAGTAAGTGAGCAAATTGATGTTGCTGGAATCGAGTTGTTAAAGAAGCATCATTATTCTGTAAAAATAGCTGACGGTACTGATACACCAACGCTAGAAAAGGAAATCAAAGACGCCGATGCGTTAATTATCAGGTCAACTGAATTGCCCGCAGAAGTTATTAATGCCGCTGATCATTTAAAGATCATTGCTCGTCATGGAGTGGGGGTAAATAACATCGATATTCAGACCGCTACTCACAATCGAATTCTTGTTACTCGAGTAATCGGGGCCAATACTTTTGCGGTTGCAGAGTATGTTTTGATGATGATTTTAATGTTAAGTCGGGGAGTTGAAAGGGCACAGCGGACATTCAGAGAGCAGCGAAGCCAATTAAAAAACTTTAATTCCTTAACGGGGTTCACCAACTACTTTAACTTAAATCGGCATGAGGTTCGTGGTAAAACGTTGGCAATTCTAGGATTGGGGCACATTGGGAAAGTGATTGCCCAACTGACGCAACCACTGGGGATGAAAGTAGTTGCTTATGATCCTTACGCCAAACAGCAAACAATTCCGATTATTCCACGATTAGCCGACGCTCTTAGTCAAGCTGATTTTGTTTCGATTAACATGCCCCTGACACCCGAAACGCAAAATCTAATAACGCTTGATGAACTAAAGAAGATGAAATCATCTGCCTACATTATTAATTCTGCACGGGGCGGGATTATTAACGAAAATGATTTGGCAACGGCTTTAAGACAGGAAGTGATTGCGGGAGCAGCGATTGATTCTTATTCAGTCGAACCACCTCTCGACAACAATCTGCTTTTTGATGTACCGAACATCATTTTAACGCCGCATTTTGCAGGAACAACGTTAGAATCCAGCCGTGCTCAAGCCGTGGGAGCAGCCCAATCTATTATTGACTATTTTGATGGCAAACTTCCAAACGGGGCTGTTAATCCAGACGTGTTGGCAAAATAA
- a CDS encoding LysR family transcriptional regulator, with protein sequence MDTEKVRNFLKVVNYGSFNSAADHLYLTPRAISKQIRQLEDELGITLFKREKNGITLTGDGNAFLPIAKEIINNYNQALLINLQHTQHQIKIGYCSAYQGALIAAILGKYRNLKPSAHFVFKEDSAEALAQQVITGAVDLAAVPDEQHRLSKIDPHLATINLMTGEWGVGISRSNPLSTAKKISLESLTALPLLHHSFNDSDFFPDSYKAAFGGLLKNCQMQRIPTLEQRNLLIAFDQGFGLFPLPLIGLLSNPQKGLIKYCQIADNVPKEYQVSLLYNSANHTASFEALKEHIQEQNKIGNYRQLFNRGLKNLEE encoded by the coding sequence ATGGATACTGAAAAAGTCAGAAATTTTCTTAAGGTTGTTAATTATGGCAGTTTTAACAGTGCCGCTGATCACCTATACCTAACTCCACGTGCTATTTCTAAGCAGATTCGTCAACTTGAAGATGAACTCGGCATTACGCTTTTTAAGCGCGAAAAAAATGGAATAACCCTCACCGGGGATGGCAATGCATTCCTGCCAATTGCAAAAGAGATTATTAATAATTACAATCAAGCGCTGCTCATCAATTTGCAGCATACACAGCACCAAATTAAAATTGGCTATTGCTCCGCTTATCAAGGTGCACTTATTGCCGCTATTCTGGGAAAATATCGCAATTTAAAGCCATCGGCCCACTTTGTCTTTAAAGAAGACAGTGCTGAAGCGCTCGCCCAACAGGTCATCACCGGAGCGGTTGATTTGGCCGCGGTTCCTGACGAACAGCACCGCCTTTCTAAAATTGACCCCCACTTAGCGACTATTAACCTAATGACCGGCGAATGGGGAGTTGGCATTAGTCGGTCAAACCCACTAAGCACTGCTAAAAAGATAAGCCTGGAAAGCCTCACTGCATTGCCATTACTGCACCATAGCTTTAACGATTCTGACTTCTTCCCTGATAGCTATAAGGCTGCATTTGGCGGACTACTGAAAAACTGCCAAATGCAGCGAATCCCGACATTGGAACAGCGAAATCTTTTAATTGCATTTGATCAAGGGTTTGGGCTGTTCCCCCTTCCCCTCATCGGCTTGCTTTCAAATCCTCAAAAGGGGTTAATTAAATATTGCCAGATTGCTGACAACGTTCCCAAGGAGTATCAAGTATCGCTTCTTTATAATTCTGCCAACCACACCGCTTCATTCGAGGCGTTGAAGGAACACATTCAGGAACAAAATAAAATTGGAAACTATCGCCAGCTTTTCAATCGGGGCCTCAAAAATTTGGAGGAATAA
- the ribH gene encoding 6,7-dimethyl-8-ribityllumazine synthase encodes MNEFSGKFDQQDLRIAIVVADFNSTVTRQLKEGAVATLEKFGVPTAQIDVYHVPGAFEIPFAAKKLMDSERFDGIMTLGAVIKGDTDHYDLICQNVTRGIMDLNLQGKIPVTFGILTTDNIEQAMQRAGLKMGNEGASTAQSLLEMISLARSL; translated from the coding sequence ATGAATGAATTCAGTGGCAAATTTGACCAGCAGGACCTGCGCATCGCAATCGTGGTCGCCGATTTCAACTCGACGGTGACCCGCCAGCTCAAGGAAGGGGCGGTGGCGACCCTCGAAAAGTTCGGCGTCCCGACTGCCCAAATTGACGTCTACCACGTCCCGGGGGCCTTTGAGATTCCCTTTGCGGCGAAAAAACTAATGGATAGCGAGCGCTTCGACGGCATCATGACCCTGGGTGCGGTGATCAAGGGCGACACGGACCACTACGATTTGATTTGCCAGAACGTGACCCGCGGGATCATGGACCTGAATCTGCAGGGCAAGATTCCAGTGACCTTTGGCATCCTGACCACGGACAACATCGAGCAGGCCATGCAGCGAGCCGGACTCAAGATGGGCAACGAGGGGGCCAGCACGGCGCAGAGCCTGCTTGAGATGATCAGCTTGGCACGCTCCCTGTAG
- the ribA gene encoding GTP cyclohydrolase II, producing MDVKKIQDALTQLKNGGLVIVMDDLDREAEGDMIGLAAKATPQKVNFMTKYARGLMCVPMAPKVARRLQLGQMTADNTDPFGTAFTISVDHKTTTTGISAFDRWRTITHLADPQAVNADFYKPGHIFPLVAKENGVLERNGHTEAAVDLAKLAGAEPVAYICEILKSNGEMARSKELHEMAAEYSLPIITIKDLQEYRKSEVSKPVEEVKLPSKYGSFRLHYFAGDNLALIKGDVSGSAPVMVRLHSECFTGDVLGSLRCDCGPQLHEAMRRIEANGRGVILYLRQEGRGIGLRNKLKAYRLQEEGADTAEANEQLGFRADERKYALAARMLRQLGIEKVDLLTNNPDKIDQLELDGITINRRLPLEIAPNIYDHKYLETKKHKFHHLLNLEA from the coding sequence ATGGATGTCAAGAAAATTCAGGATGCCTTAACGCAATTAAAGAACGGGGGCCTGGTGATTGTGATGGACGATCTGGACCGGGAAGCCGAGGGCGACATGATCGGCCTGGCCGCCAAAGCGACGCCCCAGAAGGTGAATTTCATGACCAAGTACGCGCGGGGATTGATGTGCGTGCCGATGGCGCCCAAAGTGGCCCGGCGCTTGCAACTAGGACAGATGACCGCAGATAACACCGACCCGTTCGGGACCGCCTTTACGATCAGCGTGGATCACAAGACGACGACCACCGGGATCTCGGCCTTTGACCGCTGGCGGACGATCACCCACCTGGCGGACCCGCAGGCAGTCAACGCTGATTTCTACAAGCCCGGGCACATCTTCCCATTGGTCGCCAAGGAAAACGGCGTGTTGGAACGAAATGGTCATACAGAGGCGGCGGTCGACCTGGCCAAGCTGGCGGGGGCGGAGCCGGTTGCCTACATTTGTGAAATCCTGAAGTCCAACGGGGAGATGGCCCGGTCCAAGGAACTCCACGAGATGGCGGCGGAATACAGCCTGCCGATCATCACGATCAAGGATCTCCAGGAATACCGCAAGAGCGAGGTGAGTAAACCCGTAGAGGAGGTCAAACTGCCCAGCAAGTACGGCAGCTTTCGTCTGCACTACTTCGCCGGGGACAACCTGGCCCTGATTAAGGGTGACGTTTCCGGATCGGCGCCGGTGATGGTCCGCCTGCACTCCGAATGCTTTACCGGCGACGTCCTGGGCTCTTTGCGCTGTGACTGCGGGCCCCAACTCCACGAGGCGATGCGGCGGATTGAAGCCAATGGCCGGGGCGTGATTCTCTACCTGCGTCAGGAGGGGCGGGGCATCGGCTTGCGCAACAAGCTCAAGGCCTACCGACTGCAGGAGGAAGGCGCGGACACGGCCGAGGCCAACGAGCAGCTCGGCTTCCGGGCCGACGAGCGCAAATATGCACTAGCCGCCCGGATGCTTCGCCAGTTGGGGATCGAAAAGGTTGACCTTTTGACCAACAATCCGGATAAGATTGATCAGCTCGAACTCGACGGGATCACGATCAACCGCCGCCTGCCGTTGGAGATCGCGCCCAACATCTACGACCACAAATATTTGGAAACCAAGAAGCACAAGTTTCATCACCTATTAAATTTGGAGGCATAA
- a CDS encoding riboflavin synthase, translating to MFSGLVAGTGRISELKQEGETIRMGIAPQPADFLNGIKVGDSIAIDGTCLTVECFNDRDFTVTLMPQTFEKTTFKDRQVGDRVNLERSLAVGGRLEGHIVTGHVDEVVSVLARRQNENAIELTLSLPPRLRTQVVAQGSVALNGVSLTVMKTGSDRFSVGLIPHTQTITNLDSLRVGDSVNLETDILGKYVAANLKVGTK from the coding sequence ATGTTTAGTGGATTAGTTGCGGGAACCGGCCGAATCAGTGAGCTCAAGCAGGAGGGCGAGACTATTCGAATGGGAATCGCACCGCAGCCAGCGGATTTTCTCAATGGAATCAAGGTTGGGGATTCGATTGCCATCGACGGGACCTGCCTGACCGTGGAGTGTTTTAACGACCGGGATTTCACGGTCACTCTGATGCCGCAGACCTTTGAGAAGACGACCTTTAAAGACCGCCAAGTCGGCGACAGGGTGAACCTGGAACGGTCGCTGGCGGTTGGCGGCCGGCTCGAGGGCCACATCGTTACCGGCCACGTCGATGAGGTGGTTTCCGTACTGGCCCGCCGGCAAAACGAAAACGCCATCGAATTGACCCTGTCGTTGCCGCCACGCTTGCGGACCCAAGTGGTGGCCCAGGGCAGCGTGGCGCTCAATGGTGTCAGCCTGACCGTGATGAAGACGGGAAGCGACCGGTTCAGCGTCGGCCTGATTCCGCACACGCAGACGATTACCAACCTCGACTCGCTGCGGGTTGGCGATTCGGTGAATTTAGAAACGGATATTTTGGGGAAGTACGTAGCCGCAAATCTGAAAGTGGGGACGAAATAA